One genomic window of Vulgatibacter sp. includes the following:
- the pstC gene encoding phosphate ABC transporter permease subunit PstC: protein MEIPIVDESELRLPASPPPAAVAAAAQGPGARQLPGMRRRKLTDKLARWVIAAVAFSAIAAVVLIFVFVLREALPLFTDEHVREEVTPAQMFLPQAWKEGAAPSYSWQPVSNTPKYSLAPLAVGTLKVTLVALLFAVPLAVAAAVFSAEFASRRLREAIKPAIEMLAGIPSVVLGFFALMVLASLFQDTFGFHFRLNAIVAGAALGLTIIPVVYTVTEDALIAVPRSYREASLALGASKARTAWSVVLPAASPGIFASVVLGFGRAMGETMIVLMASGNAAILSADPTKPVRTIPATIAAEMGEVVVGGAHWSVLFFLGCLLFLVTLTFNTAGGWYVARLRKKLGGIAA from the coding sequence ATGGAGATTCCCATCGTGGACGAGAGCGAGCTGCGCCTTCCCGCCTCCCCTCCGCCTGCAGCGGTCGCTGCAGCGGCGCAGGGCCCAGGTGCCCGGCAGCTGCCCGGCATGCGCCGGCGGAAGCTGACCGACAAGCTGGCCCGCTGGGTCATCGCTGCGGTCGCCTTCTCCGCCATCGCCGCGGTGGTGCTCATCTTCGTGTTCGTGCTCCGCGAGGCGCTTCCCCTCTTCACGGACGAGCACGTTCGCGAGGAGGTGACGCCGGCGCAGATGTTCCTGCCCCAGGCCTGGAAGGAGGGCGCCGCGCCCTCCTACTCCTGGCAGCCGGTCTCGAACACGCCGAAGTACAGCCTCGCGCCGCTGGCGGTGGGCACGCTCAAGGTGACGCTGGTGGCGCTGCTCTTCGCGGTGCCGCTCGCGGTGGCCGCCGCGGTCTTCTCCGCGGAGTTCGCCTCCCGGCGGCTGCGCGAGGCGATCAAGCCGGCGATCGAGATGCTCGCCGGCATCCCCTCGGTGGTCCTCGGCTTCTTCGCCCTGATGGTGCTGGCGAGCCTCTTCCAGGACACCTTCGGCTTCCACTTCCGGTTGAACGCCATCGTGGCAGGCGCCGCCCTGGGGCTCACGATCATCCCGGTGGTCTACACCGTGACCGAGGATGCGCTCATCGCGGTGCCCCGCTCCTACCGGGAGGCCTCCCTCGCCCTCGGCGCCTCGAAGGCACGCACCGCCTGGTCGGTGGTGCTCCCCGCCGCCTCCCCCGGCATCTTCGCCTCGGTGGTCCTCGGCTTCGGCCGCGCCATGGGCGAGACGATGATCGTGCTCATGGCCTCGGGCAACGCCGCCATCCTGAGCGCCGATCCCACCAAGCCCGTGCGCACCATCCCCGCCACCATCGCCGCCGAAATGGGCGAGGTCGTCGTCGGCGGCGCCCACTGGTCGGTGCTCTTCTTCCTCGGCTGCCTGCTCTTCCTGGTGACGCTCACCTTCAACACCGCAGGCGGCTGGTACGTCGCGCGGCTGCGCAAGAAGCTCGGAGGGATCGCGGCATGA
- a CDS encoding winged helix-turn-helix domain-containing protein, giving the protein MAKILIVEDETDLRDLLAWNLKAAGHEVVEAATGAEGIAQARRIKPDLILLDLMLPDVPGTEVCRRVKSDAAFAGTRVVMLTARGEEIDRVVGFELGADDYVVKPFSVRELTLRIGAVLRRGKPETQEEKPIVAGRLLVDRPRHKVVVDGEDVALTALEFKLLWTLLSRRGRVQSRERLLEDVWEMSPDVTTRTVDTHVKRLREKLLGAGDYVETVRGVGYRFAERVDGEEGEG; this is encoded by the coding sequence GTGGCCAAGATTCTCATCGTCGAGGACGAGACCGATCTCCGCGACCTGCTCGCCTGGAACCTGAAGGCGGCGGGCCACGAGGTGGTCGAGGCGGCGACCGGCGCGGAAGGGATCGCGCAGGCGCGGCGCATCAAGCCGGACCTGATCCTGCTCGATCTCATGCTGCCCGACGTGCCGGGCACCGAGGTCTGCCGCAGGGTGAAGAGCGACGCGGCCTTCGCCGGAACGCGGGTGGTGATGCTCACCGCCCGCGGCGAGGAGATCGACCGGGTGGTCGGCTTCGAGCTCGGCGCCGACGACTACGTGGTGAAGCCCTTCAGCGTCCGCGAGCTCACCCTGCGCATCGGCGCCGTGCTCCGGCGGGGCAAGCCCGAGACGCAGGAGGAGAAGCCGATCGTCGCGGGCAGGCTCCTCGTGGACCGACCCCGCCACAAGGTGGTGGTGGACGGCGAGGACGTCGCCCTCACCGCCCTGGAATTCAAGCTGCTCTGGACCCTGCTCTCCCGGCGCGGCCGGGTGCAGTCCCGCGAGCGCCTCCTCGAGGACGTCTGGGAGATGAGCCCCGACGTGACCACGCGCACCGTCGACACCCACGTGAAGCGGCTCCGCGAGAAGCTCCTCGGCGCCGGCGACTACGTGGAGACCGTCCGCGGCGTCGGCTACCGCTTCGCCGAGCGCGTGGACGGCGAAGAGGGCGAGGGCTGA
- a CDS encoding porin gives MTRHSVPKRSTLTSLTGAALLLAATPAAAQEPAEAGEAQTPKGVVVTAKPGKGVVFEQEGDYRLRLRGRFQVLETLSEADGDLSTDLYIRRARLAMDGYVWDEDITYKMELAFAPRDLDETGSPVLDAYLELQQLRDLQLRIGMYKIPFDRQRVISSGDLQLVDRSPLIAEMTLDRDIGFTLHSDDLFGNDGRFGYWLGFYGGDGRGRVEAPAGFLYLARAEYRPFGAFEDYVEADLDRSADPRLALGASIAWNQNAIRTNSNRGSAFREEFSTLEGFEGFDYLHLEADAIFKWSGLSVLSQFIWRDERGDGAFTGEAGGETVVVDPRNGWGWFVQAGQMIGPHWEIAARYTEQHTLDGASLDLRESLAEAGRELGGGVSWYLHGHQLKVQADYFRLWGTEVDGLDAIAFEDGANQVRLQLQAAW, from the coding sequence ATGACCCGCCACAGCGTGCCGAAGCGCTCGACCCTGACCTCCCTCACCGGCGCAGCCCTGCTGCTCGCCGCCACCCCTGCAGCGGCGCAGGAGCCCGCCGAGGCCGGCGAGGCGCAGACGCCGAAGGGCGTCGTCGTCACCGCCAAGCCGGGCAAGGGTGTCGTCTTCGAGCAGGAGGGCGACTACCGCCTTCGGCTCCGCGGTCGCTTCCAGGTGCTCGAGACCCTCTCGGAGGCGGACGGCGACCTGTCCACGGACCTCTACATCCGGCGTGCGCGCCTCGCCATGGACGGCTACGTCTGGGACGAGGACATCACCTACAAGATGGAGCTGGCCTTCGCGCCCCGGGACCTCGACGAGACCGGCTCTCCCGTCCTCGACGCGTACCTCGAGCTGCAGCAGCTCCGCGATCTCCAGCTGCGGATCGGCATGTACAAGATCCCCTTCGACCGGCAGCGGGTGATCTCGTCCGGCGACCTCCAGCTGGTCGACCGTTCGCCGCTCATCGCCGAGATGACCCTCGATCGCGACATCGGCTTCACGCTCCACTCCGACGACCTCTTCGGCAACGACGGCCGCTTCGGCTACTGGCTCGGCTTCTACGGCGGCGATGGCCGCGGCAGGGTCGAGGCACCCGCGGGCTTCCTCTACCTCGCCCGCGCCGAATACCGGCCCTTCGGCGCCTTCGAGGACTACGTCGAGGCCGACCTCGATCGCTCCGCCGATCCCCGTCTCGCCCTCGGTGCCTCGATCGCCTGGAACCAGAACGCGATCCGCACCAACAGCAACCGCGGGTCCGCGTTCCGGGAGGAGTTCTCCACCCTGGAGGGCTTCGAGGGCTTCGACTACCTCCACCTCGAGGCCGACGCGATCTTCAAGTGGAGCGGCCTCTCCGTCCTTTCGCAGTTCATCTGGCGGGACGAGCGCGGTGACGGTGCCTTCACCGGCGAGGCGGGCGGCGAGACCGTCGTCGTCGATCCGCGCAATGGGTGGGGCTGGTTCGTGCAGGCCGGCCAGATGATCGGGCCGCACTGGGAGATCGCCGCCCGCTACACCGAGCAGCACACCCTCGACGGCGCCTCGCTCGATCTGCGGGAGTCGCTCGCCGAGGCGGGCCGCGAGCTCGGCGGCGGCGTGAGCTGGTACCTCCACGGCCACCAGCTCAAGGTGCAGGCCGACTACTTCCGCCTCTGGGGCACCGAGGTGGACGGACTCGACGCCATCGCCTTCGAGGATGGCGCCAACCAGGTCCGACTGCAGCTGCAGGCAGCGTGGTGA
- a CDS encoding sensor histidine kinase produces the protein MNFGIGGRLLVAHLILSLVVLGAVELALRPILRGELESQLDERLRVAASALAEQLDAGIDPETAVQRLGRATGFRMSVVGTDGFLAADSAVLPPELRAAGSHAGRSEVLAARQGLVGLAERRSTTTGIETHYVAVDAGGGRVTRAAEDLASLDDSMAAAHRAVLLAAGLGLLIAALLGGAASHVAGRTVRDLQVAARRMAAGDLSNLTVPRGPGELGDVAVALERLAGRLAEQIGRLTAERDLLDAVLAAMEEAVLVLRPDGSLLLANETAKHLLALPRSAQDQPLIETVRFPALLDAVQQASSGSAAPLELVLQGPPRRELVGRAAPRPEGSEAAGGVVVRDVTELRRLEAMRRDFVASASHELRTPVAAIRGYAETLASGALDDRATAERFVGGLGRQAERLSRLIDDLLDLSRVESGGIRLAPEPLAADAALRRLAEAARDRAERKGLALLVRKPAEGLHVHADPRAIDMIVGNLVDNAIKYTPAGGTVTLSAEAAEGAVRLVVADTGPGIEAQHQGRIFERFYRVDAGRSRDVGGTGLGLAIAKHVAQQSGGDVGVESQPGAGSRFWVRLPAA, from the coding sequence GTGAATTTCGGCATCGGCGGCCGCCTGCTGGTCGCGCATCTGATCCTTTCCCTCGTCGTGCTCGGCGCGGTGGAGCTGGCGCTGCGGCCCATCCTCCGCGGGGAGCTCGAGTCGCAGCTCGACGAGCGGCTGCGCGTCGCCGCCAGCGCCCTCGCCGAGCAGCTCGACGCGGGGATCGATCCCGAAACGGCGGTGCAGCGGCTGGGCCGCGCCACCGGCTTCCGCATGAGCGTCGTCGGCACCGACGGCTTTCTCGCCGCGGACAGCGCGGTGCTCCCGCCGGAGCTTCGCGCTGCGGGCTCCCACGCCGGCAGGTCCGAGGTGCTCGCCGCGCGGCAGGGACTGGTGGGCCTCGCCGAGCGGCGCTCGACCACCACCGGGATCGAGACCCACTACGTCGCCGTCGATGCAGGTGGGGGCAGGGTCACCAGGGCGGCGGAGGATCTCGCCTCCCTCGACGATTCGATGGCGGCCGCCCACCGCGCCGTGCTCCTCGCAGCGGGCCTGGGGCTCCTCATCGCCGCGCTCCTCGGCGGTGCCGCCTCCCACGTCGCGGGAAGGACCGTGCGCGACCTGCAGGTCGCGGCGCGGCGCATGGCCGCGGGCGACTTGAGCAACCTCACCGTGCCCCGCGGCCCCGGCGAGCTGGGCGACGTGGCGGTGGCGCTGGAGCGGCTGGCGGGACGGCTCGCCGAGCAGATCGGCAGGCTCACCGCCGAGCGCGATCTGCTCGACGCCGTCCTCGCTGCGATGGAGGAGGCGGTGCTGGTGCTCCGCCCCGACGGATCGCTGCTCCTCGCCAACGAGACGGCGAAGCACCTGCTCGCCCTGCCCCGTAGCGCGCAGGACCAGCCGCTGATCGAGACGGTGCGCTTCCCGGCGCTCCTCGATGCGGTGCAGCAGGCCTCCTCCGGCAGCGCGGCGCCCCTCGAGCTCGTCCTCCAGGGGCCGCCACGGCGCGAGCTCGTCGGCCGCGCCGCCCCGCGGCCCGAGGGGAGCGAGGCGGCGGGGGGGGTGGTGGTGCGCGACGTCACCGAGCTGCGCCGCCTCGAGGCGATGCGCCGCGATTTCGTGGCCAGCGCCTCCCATGAGCTGCGCACCCCGGTCGCCGCGATCCGCGGCTACGCCGAGACCCTCGCCAGCGGCGCCCTCGACGATCGCGCCACGGCGGAGCGCTTCGTGGGTGGCTTGGGACGGCAGGCGGAGCGGCTCTCCCGGCTCATCGACGATCTGCTCGATCTCTCCCGCGTCGAGTCGGGCGGCATCCGCCTCGCGCCGGAGCCGCTCGCAGCGGATGCGGCGTTGCGCCGCCTCGCCGAGGCGGCGCGGGATCGAGCGGAGCGCAAGGGGTTGGCGCTCCTGGTCCGGAAGCCGGCGGAGGGGTTGCACGTCCACGCGGATCCCCGGGCCATCGACATGATCGTCGGCAACCTCGTCGACAACGCGATCAAGTACACGCCGGCAGGCGGCACCGTCACCCTCTCTGCGGAGGCGGCGGAGGGCGCGGTGCGCCTGGTGGTGGCAGATACCGGGCCGGGGATCGAGGCGCAGCACCAGGGACGGATCTTCGAGCGTTTCTACCGGGTCGATGCAGGCCGCTCCCGCGACGTCGGCGGCACCGGCCTCGGCCTCGCCATCGCCAAGCACGTCGCCCAGCAGAGCGGCGGGGACGTCGGGGTCGAGAGCCAGCCTGGCGCCGGCTCGCGATTCTGGGTGCGGCTGCCGGCTGCCTGA
- a CDS encoding phosphate ABC transporter substrate-binding protein encodes MTVRILSFLAAATLFAACTSEKPAGEQQATEGSQPAAAASKTVTVKGSDTLVILAQRLAERLMAENQGMTVQVTGGGSGTGIAALINGTTDIATASRAMKDAEKKQVEQKRGAPAIEHAVALDGLAVYVNEKNPIQAFSLEQLEGIYTGQIKNWKELGGADAPILLYGRENNSGTYAYFKEEVLADEDFAAETQSLPGTAAVVNAVSKDPNAIGYGGIAYGSGIRAVPVSKETGGEAVEPSLENVTSGKYPISRSLFMYTAGEPTGAVKAYIDYAKSDAGQKIASEVGYYPLPKKAAAAPAPAAPAGTENGQAGEKQAAPAK; translated from the coding sequence GTGACCGTTCGCATCCTTTCCTTTCTCGCAGCGGCGACCCTTTTCGCCGCCTGCACCAGTGAGAAGCCCGCCGGCGAGCAGCAGGCTACCGAGGGTAGCCAGCCTGCAGCCGCAGCCTCGAAGACCGTCACCGTGAAGGGCTCCGACACCCTGGTGATCCTCGCCCAGCGCCTCGCCGAGCGGCTCATGGCGGAGAACCAGGGCATGACCGTGCAGGTCACCGGCGGCGGCAGCGGCACCGGCATCGCCGCGCTCATCAACGGGACCACCGACATCGCCACCGCATCGCGCGCGATGAAGGACGCCGAGAAGAAGCAGGTGGAGCAGAAGCGCGGCGCGCCCGCGATCGAGCACGCGGTGGCCCTCGACGGTCTCGCGGTCTACGTCAACGAGAAGAACCCGATCCAGGCCTTCAGCCTCGAGCAGCTCGAGGGCATCTACACCGGCCAGATCAAGAATTGGAAGGAGCTCGGCGGCGCCGACGCCCCCATCCTGCTCTACGGCCGCGAGAACAACTCCGGCACCTACGCCTACTTCAAGGAGGAGGTCCTCGCCGACGAGGACTTCGCCGCCGAGACCCAGAGCCTCCCCGGCACCGCCGCGGTGGTGAACGCGGTCTCCAAGGACCCGAACGCCATCGGCTACGGCGGCATCGCCTACGGCTCGGGCATCCGCGCCGTTCCGGTGAGCAAGGAGACCGGCGGCGAGGCGGTGGAGCCCTCGCTGGAGAACGTGACCAGCGGCAAGTACCCGATCAGCCGCAGCCTCTTCATGTACACCGCCGGCGAGCCCACCGGCGCGGTGAAGGCCTACATCGACTACGCGAAGTCGGACGCCGGGCAGAAGATCGCCTCGGAGGTGGGTTACTACCCGCTCCCGAAGAAGGCGGCGGCAGCGCCCGCTCCGGCCGCTCCCGCAGGCACCGAGAACGGGCAGGCCGGCGAGAAGCAGGCCGCTCCGGCCAAGTAA